In the Silene latifolia isolate original U9 population chromosome 1, ASM4854445v1, whole genome shotgun sequence genome, AAGGTGTGATTAAGAAGAAAAATTTTGGTGACCCGATTAGGTCGACGTTCTACTTGGTGATGGTTacaatttacattttagaaatggataattttTGCTATTCTCACATACGCATTACATGCTTCCCTGGGTCAAAAGCACAGAAgctttattattaaatattaatttagtaCATGAAAAAAGAGAGACAGATAGACAAAATATTGATTTTGATAATTGAAAAATTCTATATGGTGCTCAATTGACAGTCTTCCTTTTTTTGGTAAATCTCCATTTCAAAGGGGACATAATTCCCTTTATTTTGGTCTCTTTTCCCTTCTTTCTTTGTATTTGGCTCCTCTCTCTCACCATTCAAACTCTTTTTCCCACTTTTTTTTACATCACAAATATTTCATCTTCTTCCTTAaaaacatatcatcatcatcaaaatttaTCAAACTTGTTAATCCCCTTGGTCAGTAAGTTAGTCCTACATGAACATatcaaaaaacaaactataaacacATATCAAATCTATGGCAACTACTAAGTTTGCAACTTTTTTACACACAAGAACCAACAAAATCACTAGACTACTTATCTATGTTGTTCTTGAATGGACACTCATCTTTTTACTTCtcttaaactctttattttcaTACTTGATCCATAAATTCGCGCTATATTTCGGCCTTAAACCACCCTGTTTGTTCTGTTCAAGGCTTGATCATCATTTAGACTCACAAAAAACAACCCAGAACAACTTTTCTTCATACACTAAATTCATATGTGAACAACATGCTACTGAGATTTCCAAGATTGGGTATTGCTCAAGTCATAAGAAACTTTTCGAGTCGAAAATTGTTTGTGATGGTTGTTGTTCATCATCATTTTCAGAACAACATGATGCTCCTCTTTTTAAATGGATGAAGGAGATTGGTATTGttgaagaaattgaagatgaaAAAAATGATACTATAAAAAAGTGTTGTTGTTGTGATAAGATTATAAGCCACAGAAAAGATTCTTCTACTTCACCGTATATTGATTTTATGGCAAATTTGATCACAGAAAGGGAATTAGATGGTTGTTTCCCAGATCATGATATAGTAACAAATCAAAGGGATTCACTGAGTTTTGATCAGTTTGATTCTGGGTATCAAGTATTAGATGATGGTGAAGAAGATGAAGTtgaggatgatgatgaagaaaAAGAGGATGAAATTgaagaggaagatgatgatgtgGGTTTAGAGGAAGAGAAACAACCACTTCTTAGTataaatgatgataataatatgATTGTTACTAACCAGAATGTGTGTTCTGATATGCTTCCTCAACATATAGAGTTTTATATTGATCATGATGATTATAGATTGATCCCAGTTGAGATTGCTGCTAATTCAGTAAGTTTTGGGAGTAATGGTAAAGAAAGTAAATTGGGTGGGGTAAAacttgatgaagaagatgaaatgAATCAACATTTAGAAGAATTTGATAATCAAGTTGATTTTGTTTTTGAAGGAGATGAACTTAGGGCTTGTTGTAAGGTAATTGCTAAGCAATTGTCAAGTAtacaggaagaggaagaagagcaaGACACCCTTAACGAACAAGTTGAGGCAGCAGTCGAGGTGAGCCAGGAGTGCGAGGTGGAGAAATCACCTTTGGATAGCCAAGAATTGGATGATGCTGTAAGGACAATAGAGAATTTGTCTGTTTTACAGGAAaaggaggaagaagatgaagccAACCCTGACCAAGTTGAGGTGGCTGCCGAGGTAATGGTCGAAACGACAGCTGAGGTGACAACCGAGGTGGAGAAATTACCTTTGGACAACCAAGAATTGGTTGATGTCAACAGAGGAATAGAGAATTTGTCTATTTTACAACTGCAAGAGATTTCTCTTCAAGGTACTAAGATTTACTAATTATATATTGTTTTAAGCACTTCATTTGATTGGTTATGATGTTAATTTGAGTTATCTTGAATTAATTATTGCCTACAATCAGGTTATAAGGAAGATACGGAATCTCATTGTAGAAGAGATGAAATTGGCGAGGAGAATGAGAATTTGACACAAGAGGCATTGATTGAAAATTCCGCCATCACTGGCAATGGATTTTGTGAGGTCTCTCACACCTCCATGCAATTACTTTCTACTGATGAG is a window encoding:
- the LOC141608526 gene encoding myosin-binding protein 2; this encodes MATTKFATFLHTRTNKITRLLIYVVLEWTLIFLLLLNSLFSYLIHKFALYFGLKPPCLFCSRLDHHLDSQKTTQNNFSSYTKFICEQHATEISKIGYCSSHKKLFESKIVCDGCCSSSFSEQHDAPLFKWMKEIGIVEEIEDEKNDTIKKCCCCDKIISHRKDSSTSPYIDFMANLITERELDGCFPDHDIVTNQRDSLSFDQFDSGYQVLDDGEEDEVEDDDEEKEDEIEEEDDDVGLEEEKQPLLSINDDNNMIVTNQNVCSDMLPQHIEFYIDHDDYRLIPVEIAANSVSFGSNGKESKLGGVKLDEEDEMNQHLEEFDNQVDFVFEGDELRACCKVIAKQLSSIQEEEEEQDTLNEQVEAAVEVSQECEVEKSPLDSQELDDAVRTIENLSVLQEKEEEDEANPDQVEVAAEVMVETTAEVTTEVEKLPLDNQELVDVNRGIENLSILQLQEISLQGYKEDTESHCRRDEIGEENENLTQEALIENSAITGNGFCEVSHTSMQLLSTDENENVTEVEAEAQIKNEKIPEVYEIEEQKVSESYEIEEDKIPETPTCLESLDFQNKIQVLGTTGSLTEESIDGSIISENEIGDGATLIQKLKLELQSERKTLRELYAELEEERNASAIAANQTLAMINRLQEDKATMQMEALQYQRMMEEQSEYDQEALQMMNELMVKREKEKQELEKELEVYRKKLLDFEEREKIRILSRRMEGSLRSRNSSASCSYGEESDGLSIDLNHEVKDHEEESGGISLHCGEENGHHDTPSDEVLNLQDSLVGFEDERQSILEQLKVLEEKLFTLAEEEEEDIDEFNEENGGENGITHMNGKHQERLINGSMQKRLLPLFDEVEMLDGKEEGFDTVVDKSSITKFELEKKRLAIEEEVDHVYERLHALEADREFLKHCIGSLKKGDKGLDLLQEILQHLRDLKNVELHVMKNIDPCASV